GAAGAAGTGTTAAAAAATCTTGTTGCTACAGATGAAGGCTCGCATTATTTAGGAGAAGTGGCGCTTGTTCCATTCCATTCTCCAATTTCACAGTCGAATATTTTATTCTACAATACATTATTCGATGAAAACGCATCAAACCACTTGGCAATCGGCAGTGCCTATGCATTTTGTATTGAAGGCGGAAAGACAATGTCACGTGACGAGTTAAAAGCTAACGGTCTAAACGAAAGCATTACACATGTTGACTTCATGATCGGTTCTGAACAGATGAATATTGATGGAATTACAGCAGACGGACAAGCTGAACCAGTTTTCCGTAATGGAAACTGGGCATTTTAACAGCTGTTTCAGTATTATTGCCAAATAATTAATTTTCAAGATGTTGTCATATTTACAATTTTTTCTACATTAACTAACTAAATTCCCCTACAATGTTCCAATTTATTAGGTTATAATTGGTTAATGATTGTTATCACTAAAATAGAGAGGAGTTTTTATAATGTTCGATCACCATTATCCGTTCTTATCTGACTTCTATACGATAGTGTTAGGATTTACGGTAATACTTCTTGTATTCTTATTTATGTTTATTATGTACTTACGTATTGGTTTACAATCACACGACTCTGTTATAGTAGATTCAAAGGCAAACACATTTGCGCCAAACGAAAAATCATTGGATGGTCACCATCATCATTAATATTTTTACAACCACTCGATTGAGTGGTTGTTTTTTTGATAGCGGATTTTTGCGATACTTCTCTCTTTTTAGTAGAAATTTAGCCTTAATAGTGCGCATTTATTTGAATTATCTAAAAAATATTTTAAAATATAAAAGAATCGAAAGGGGTTTGAAGAACAAATGTCTGCATTACAAACAATTTTAGAGTTTAACGGAAAATTCGTAGATGAAAAACAATACGAGCAGTACGCTACAACAAAATATCCTGATAAAAAAATTGTTGTTTTAACATGTATGGATACGCGTTTAGTTGAATTACTGCCTAAAGCAATGAACTTGCGCAACGGGGATGTCAAAGTTGTAAAAAGTGCAGGTGCTATCGTAAATCACCCATTCGGCGGGATTATGCGTAGTTTACTTGTAGCAGTTTATGAGTTACAGGCGGATGAAGTTTACATTATCGGCCACTATGACTGCGGGATGAGTGCAGTTGATCCGAATGTCATGATTGGTCATATGCTTGAACGCGGGGTTAAACAGGAAACGATCGATGTTATCAATTACGCTCGTTTTGATTTAAAAGAATGGTTATGCGGTTTTGGGGATGTTGAAACAAGTGTACTAAAAAGTGTTGACTTAGTCAGAACACATCCATTAATGCCAAAAGGTGTTCCGGTACATGGTCTTATTATCGACCCTGCAACAGGAAAGCTGGATTTAGTTACTGACGGCACAGTCGATCAAAAATAAATAATAAACAATAAGCGGGAGCCCTCATCATCCGAATGAATGAGTACTCCCGCTTTTTTATGATATAGTTCCTCTGTATTCCCGCTGCAAAATAGCGTACATATAATGGTCGACCCATTTTCCGTTTATATATAACAGCTCCCGCAATAACCCTTCTCTTGTAAATCCGGACTTTTCCAATACACGAATGGAAGCTGAATTTGGTGGTGCAACATAGGCCTCTATTCTGTGAAGATTCAATGTGTTAAAAGCGAAATCCATCACTATACGTACCGCCTCAGTGACAATCCCCCTGCCTGTGAAATTCTCATCCATCGAATAGCCGATAAAACCGCTCGAGTACGGTAAACGTTTAATTGAATAAAGTGAAATGTGTCCGATTAACTGACCAGTCGCATTATAAAAAATGCCGAAGGAAAACTCCCGGTTTGACTGCAGCAAATGAATGCTTTCTAAAATTTTATTATACTGTACTTGTTCAGTGTAAAATTCATCACGATGTAATGGCTCAAATTCGGACCAATACAATTTATTGTCTCTTAATAATTTTGCCAACCCTTTCGCATCGGACGGGGTAAATGTGCGAAGCGAACATTGTTGCCCAATTAGTCGAACCATTGGACCCTCCTTCTTGTGAAATAGCTTGAATAAGCTTTTCATTGAACCACCTTCATTTCATTTCAAAAGCTTGCCTACTGTTTTTTCAACTTCTTCTTTTTGGATTTTACAGGCTTTGGCTTTATATCTATAGATTCCGTTTTTTCTTTGTCTGTTGTTTTTTTATTACCCTTTTCGAAAATGTTTGTAAGTTTCATGCCCCGTTTTGTAATTTCTTTTTCGATATGGGCAACTGTTTCTTTTAGTACTTGAACACGCGCGTAGTTTTTATTGTTCCCTGGTATTAAGTGCCAAGGCGCATTTTCCGAATCGGTTTTCTCAAACATTTCATCGGCTGCCTCACAGTATAAATCAAATTTCTCACGGTTCCGCCAATCTTCATCTGTTAATTTCCACGACTTATATGGATCGGCTGCTCTTTCATTAAATCGTTTAAGCTGTTCATCCGAATCGATATGGATCCAAAATTTAATCATTATATAATCTTCATCTGTCAATTGCTTCTCGAAGCTATTGATTTCTTCATAAGCCCGTTTCCATTCCGCTTCTTCCGCAAAGCCTTCGATACGCTCTACAAGGACCCGCCCATACCACGAACGGTCGAAAATTGCGATTTGTCCATGCTGCGGCAACTTCCTCCAGAAACGTTGCATATAATGATACCGCATCTCATGAGGCTGTGGGGCGGAGATCGGCCATACCAATAACCCGCGCGGATCGATACGTTCTGTCAGGCGCTTGATCGCTCCCCCTTTGCCTGCTGCATCCATTCCTTCAAATGCAATAATTAGGCCGATTTTATTGTTGAATAAAAATTGCTGGGCGTTTAGCATTTCGTATTGTAAAGCTTTCAAATGTTTCTTATAGATTTCCTTCTCCAATTTTTGCGATAAATCCACATCTCTTAGCTTTTTCAAATAGCGCTGCCTCCCCTACTCCATTTATTTATGTATATTTTACTTGAAAGTATATGGAATTGGTAATTGTTGCAGTCATTTATTTGAATCATTTGATTATTTTATGTTTATACCTAGTTTTTATAGAACAAAAAACGCGGGTGCACTGAGTGCTCCCACGTTTATAACTTAGTCTTCCAAAGTTGTTAAAATGATTGGTTTATCTTTTGTTACAATAATCGAGTGTTCAATTTGGGCAACTAATGATTTGTCCGGTGTAATGAATGTCCAGCCGTCACCTGATTCTACGATATGCTCAGCCTTCGCCGAAATAAACGGCTCTACTGCCAACACCATACCTTCTTTCATGATTGTTGTATCCCAAGCATCGTAATAATTCAATACATGGTTTGGCTCTTCGTGTAATGATTTCCCTAAACCATGACCTGTTAAGTTCATAATTACTGTTAAACCGTGATCACGTGCTTCACGCTCTACCGCTTTACCGATTTGATTTAATTTCGAACCTGCTTTAACCTTTGTCATCGCACGATCAAATGCCGATTTTGCTACAGTACAAAGTTTTTCTTTATCTTCATAACCTTCACCAACGACAAATGAAATACCTGTATCTGCAAAATAACCGTTTAAAGAGCCCGAAACATCTATGTTTACAATATCGCCTTCTTTAATGACCTTGTTCCCTGGAATACCATGTGCAACTTCGTGATTTACTGAAATGCATGTATATCCCGGAAAATCGTATTCGCCTTTAGGACCGGAAACCGCGCCTGCTTCTGCAAACATACGGCCTGCAATCTCATCTAATTCTTTCGTTGTCACGCCAGGTACTGTCGCAGCTTTCATCGCCTCACGAATTTCAGCACAAACGCGTCCGATTTTTTTAAACGCCTGGATTTCTTCTTGAGTAGTAACAATCATGTGTAACTTCCTTCCTCTTAAACAATGTCTATCCTTAACTATAGCATACTTAAAATCGGTTGTAATTGTTCAAGGATTTTAAAATTTGCCGTTTTATTACTAATTTAGTACGACTTTCTACTATTAAATGGAGAAAAAGCTTGCAGCGGGCGAAGTATCCCTTGCTGCAAGCCTTGTATTTTCTATATATTATGTTGTTTTTACTTTTTGCAGCAAACGAGGGGCAGATGTGAATAAAATAACTGCGATGATTGCCGTAAGTATAGTAGCAGGTACCATATAAGTACTGTTGTAAATAATTGAGTAGGCCCATACATTATCATCGCCTGCATATTCTTTAAAGAACACGACACCTGCGAGCAAGTGCGAAACAAATCTTAAAGCTCCGCCAACAAGTGCTCCAATGACAATATAAAGTGCCATTTTTACTTTATTGAGCGATTGTGTAGCCTCTAATAACGGCTTTCTTACAATTGCCGCTAACCCTACTACTGTAAACGCAAGCCCGTAATCTAATATTGCCTGTAACCAGTGGACAATGTACGCACCGAACATCATTTGCATGACACCGATCAGCAAGCCAGTTGTCAGTCCTGCCGTTAATCCCCAACGAATGGCCATTAACATAATCGGTACCATAACAAAACTGATCGATCCGCCTTGTGCCCACATCTTAAAGGATACTTGATCCAATACAAGTCCGATGGCAGCAAATATTGCAATTTCCACCATCATTAATAATTTCTTTCTGTCCATAACAATTCCCCTTTCTTTTTATCCGATGTAACAAAAGTGAAGAGGGATAGAAAAAGTAAAAAAACGATAATCAGGACAAAAGCCTGACTATCGTTTGAACAGTCGGATTCTATCCACATCCCTACGCAAGTGCTAACTTACAGGTTCAAAGAGTCAGTGCAATCCCGTGCACAATCTCAGCCGACTTTCTCGGCACCCCTTGTGGTACATCTAATTTTTATTGTTTGAACATGCTCATTGTAACGAATATTTTTACAACTTTCAACAGCTATTATTTTGAAACGTACTAGAATTACATATAATAGATACGAAGGAGTGATGAATAGTGGATCAATCGAAAGGTTTAAGTGCATTAAGCTATTTAAGTTTTTATTTTGCACCGTTTATTTTACCGTTAATTATATTTATTGTTACGAAAGATGATGCCGTTAAAGGCCATTCTAAAAAAGCATTCATTTCCCAACTCATACCGATACTGTTAGGGATTCTGTATATTATTTACCTTTTCACTTCCGTTCTTTCCTTAAATGATACGTTGACCTTAAGTTTCCAGGATTTTTTCTTTAGTTCGCATTTTATCGGATTTATTCTTTTAGTCGTTATTACGTTCATCCTGGCGATTTGGAATTTAGTTCTAGCGATTAAAGTTTTACGTTAATGTTTATGAAAGCTCCTATTTTGGGTATATTTTTTATACGAAATGTATTCGTTAAGGAGTGTTTACTAATGAAATTAAATAAGCTTATTAAAACAGCAATTAAATATGGACCAATCGTGTACCCAATCATAAAAAAAATGATGGACAACAAAAAATCAACACCGCAACCTGCAACTACACGACGAACTCCAAAACGCTAACAAAAACACATTTCCCACTTTTGCGTGAGGGAAATGTGTTTTTATTTTATTTAATAATAATCTCTGTTTTACTGTAGCCTTCTTTGAGTTTTTGCACTTGCAAGATGGCAGGCATTGCTGCTTTTAGTTCGGCTACATGGGAAATGACGCCAATTAAGCGGCCTGTTTGCTGAAGATCGATCAATATATCGATTGCTCTTCTTAACGCCTCTTCATCCAAAGTACCGAAGCCTTCATCGATAAACATCGTATCGATATGCACGCTTCCTTGAACACTTTGAATAACATCGGCCATTCCTAATGCCAATGAAAGGGAGGCATTGAATTTTTCACCGCCGGACAGTGTTTTTACATCCCGCGTTTGCCCTGTATGGCTGTCATATACATCAATGCTGAGTCCGCTTTGCGCATTTCCTTCTTTTCTACCTGTAGATTTAAGGAAGTATTGGCCATTTGATAAGACACGCAAACGTTCATTTGCCGCATGTGTCACTTTTTCCAAATAACCAATTTGAACAAAACGCTCAAATGAAATTTTCGCATCATTTTGACCACGAATTAAATTGTAAACATGTTCGACTTGCATTAGTTTCTCTTTATAGCTTTCGATCTGTTGCGCAGATTGGTCGAGTTTATCGCGCGTCTCCTTACATTGTTCAACATAGGACTGGATCAATGTCATTTTTGAGTAATGTGCCTCGATCTGCTCATTCAACTCATGAATCTGTTGCTCACTTGCCGTTAAATCGGCTTGTTCTTTTCCTTCGAGCAAAGGTTCTTCCTCAGCAATTTGAACAGATAATGTGTGGACATTTTGCTTATATGCTTCAACCGCATCCTGAATTTGCTGCTGTATATTTAATGGCAGTAATGCATTTTTATACGTTTCCAAATCGAATCCTTCCTGCTGTAATGCGGATTCAAATTCTTTTTGCGCTAAAAGAGATTCCTGCTGCTTTTCTGTTACAAGATTTTTGGCATGGTGATAGTTCACTTCACAAGATTTCTCATCCAATTGGATTTTTTGCATCGCTTCAAGGGCATTTTGAATCGCAGCTTTTAACTGGTGATGTTTTTGCTGGTGGTTTGCCAATTCTTGCGTTACTTCATCCAATGTAGAAAACTGTGGCAATAATGACTGTTCACTTTGCTCAAGCTTCCCTTTTTCCTGCGCATATTGCTTATCAATATCGATTACGTATTGCTGACCTTTTTCAATACGGCCTTGCAGTACTTCTTTACTTTCCAAAAGCTGGGCCATCATTTTCTTTTCAGTGACAAGCTGTGCCTGCTGCTGTTTCTGCTTTGATAATTTCGCTGTCAGTTCTGCTAAATGCTGTTCATACTCATGTAGTTTTGAAAGCTGGGCATCAAGTAACTGAAGCGCACTTATTTTCTGATCCAATGTTGCCTTTTCAACATCCAGCTTTGAAGTAACCTGGTAAAAGCTTTGCATCGTTCGGTCGGCCTCTTGACGCAGTTGTGCCAGTGCAGCTTCATCAATGACAACCGCTTCACTGTTATGAATAGCTGGATGTTCAGTACTTCCACATACAGGACAGGCTTCCCCCTGGTGTAATGATGCTGCTAGAAAGGCTGCATGATTGCTGCGTATTTGCTGCTCCATATTTTTCAGCTTTTGCTGTGCTTCATCAGCAATTTGGTTCTTACCGGCAAGCTGATTTACTAGAGAATCGACATTCATTTGTATTGCAGCTACTTCTTTAGCCATTTCAATTTTTCGTGTTAATACAGCATGTGTTTCATATGTTTCATGGTATGTCACTGTCGCATCTTCCAGCTCATTTATAATGGCTTGCTGCTGTTGTTGTTTTGCTTTCAAAGACAATGCTTCGTTTTGCAGCTTATCAAATAACTGCTTGGCGTTTTTTTGGTTTTCTGCAAGCTTAGACACATTTTCACGTTGTGTATTAATCGACTGATAAATTGGAACAAGCTGTTCGAGCTGTGAAATCGATTTCGTATAGTTGTCCAGCAATGGTTCTTGCTGCTTTTGCTCCTGATAATGATTTGTCGCCTGCTGAAGTTGTGCCTGTGCACGTTCATAGTCCGTCTTTGCTTTTTGTAAGGTGACTTCCGCTTGTTCAAGCTGTCGTTTTACCTTCTCATATTCACGTTCTAACGGTTCGATCTGATTCGCCTTTTTGGCAAGGACAAGCTTCTGTTGTTCTGCTTGTATTTTATCCTTTTGGTGCAATAATTCTTCAAGGCGCTCTTTCCGTATTAAAAACTTTTCAATCCGTTCATTTAACAATCTTTGTTCATTTAATGTTTTAACTAATTTTTGCAATTCCTTCTTTGAAGCATCATATTCCCCTTTTAATGTGGTACACTGATCTTCATAGTATTGCTGTTCTGTCTGCAAAGCACTCTTTACTTGATACAGATTAATGACATCATTGTTCAGCGAAGAAAACAGTTCCGATTCTCGATGCGGTAGTCGGGACCGGATTTCATGGATTGTATTGTCCTGCTGCATCTTTGCTTGTTCATAATGCTTTTCGGCAATATTCTTTTTCTCTTTCAGCAGTTCCACCATTTTCGTGAAGCGTTCCGTTTTGAAAATCTTCCGGAAAATCTCTTCTTTATGCTTAGATTCCGATGTGAGAAGCTTTTGAAATTCCCCTTGTGGCAGCATGACGATTTGATTGAATTGGGACTGTGTCAGACCGATCAGTTCTTCAACTTTTGATTGAATGAGCTTTACTTGAAACTTTTCAACAGCGGGTACAATAACCCCATCCGTAATCTCAAAAAACTCGCGCTTTGCACTTGCACCATCATGACCAAATTTCCGCCAAATACGGTAAAGGCGACCACGCACTTCAAATTCTAGCTCGACTTCCGTATCTACCGATTCATCCGCAAAATCACTGCGTAAAAATAGTGATTTTTCACGATCCTCCCCACTGCCCGAATCATAAAGTGCAAACGTAATCGCATCAAAAATAGTCGTTTTTCCCGCTCCAGTTGCACCGGAAACAACAAAAATTCCATGTTCATGGAGTTTAGTAAAATCAATGATTTCTTTTTGATGATATGGTCCAAATGCTGTCATCGATAATTTGATTGGTTTCATCGTTACAGCACCTCCTGTTTTTCACGTTCATTTTCGATTAGCTGCTCTAAAACATCTGTATAAATCTCTTTAATTTCATCAGTTAGAGGCTTGCCTGTCATTTCCGTGTAAAATAGTTCAAACAGCTCCGAATCATCCATCTGAACCCGGTTCATTGTTGTCGCATGCTGTTCCAGCTGTTCATAAACAACCGTCCGTTCAATATGCAAAGCATTCGGATAAACCGTGCGGACAAGTTCGGCAGCACCTTTCACATAATGTTCATCCTGCAGTTTAACAAATACATAGTCCTCGTTTACTTTATGCTGCAATATATCCTCAAGCAGCCCTGTCACGACACGCATGTCCCGAACTGGTGTAAGTTTTCTTTTTTCGATCTGCACTGTTCCGTCTTCTTTTAAATCAACAATTAAAAATCCTTTATTATGTGTCACTTCCGATTCCGAATATTTAAGGGGTGATCCGGAATATTGAATTTTCTCGTTTGCAACAAAATGGGCCTGATGTAAATGTCCTAACGCTGTATAACAAAATGGTTCGAATAATGCTGAGCTAATACATTCCGTACCGCCAATTGTCAATTTACGTTCAGAATCACTCGTATTTGGCTCAGGCGTCCCGTCTTTTGTAATGAAGGCATGACCGATGATAATATTGCGTTTTGTATCATCCATTGACTGCTGAATCTGTTCAATGATTTTCGCCATTGCCGCTTCATGCGATGTAATGGATTGATCATCAAATAAAGCCCGAACAATTGACGGCTCTGAAAAAGGAACTAAATAAAAATGAACTTCCCCATATTCATCATGCATGATGACCGGATCGATATTCTGTTCTAAATGTCCGACGATATGTAAACCGCTCGCCTTCATAAATTCACTGCCAAAATTTAAACGTGTAGCGCTATCATGATTTCCAGCGATTGCTAAAATCGGTGTTTTTTCATCGACTAATATTTCTTTCAATGTTTTATTTAAAAGTTGGATCGCATCTGTCGGTGGTACAGATCGATCATATAAATCCCCGGCAATAATGATGACATCCGGCTTTTCTTTTCTAATTTCTTCGATAAACTGTTCAAGCACAAATTGCTGGTCTTTCGTCATTGATACACCTTGTACTATTTTTCCTAAATGCCAATCTGCTGTGTGGAAAATTTTCATGAATACCGCCTCCTATCTTATAACTATAAGTGTACATGAGGGAAAATAAAAAAACCACATCGTGCGAATATTCGTTCGTACGATGCGGTCTATTATTACTGCTTTACAGCCATTTTACCAGCTGAAATTTCTTCCATGTAGTGGCATGCCGCTTCATGCATGTCCTTCATAATAGAAGAAGTACGCAAAGCAGGTTCTTCCGTTCTACACTTATCTGTCGCAAATGGACAGCGTGTATGGAATCGGCAGCCCTGTGGTGGATCGATAGGTGACGGTACATCACCTTTTAAAACAATACGATTTTTCACAGCATCCGGATCAGGTACTGGAATTGCTGATAATAATGCTTTCGTATAAGGATGCTGCGGGTTTTCGAACAGGCTTGTTTTATCTGCAATCTCTACAATTTTCCCTAAGTACATTACAATAATACGATCCGAAATATGTCGTACTACCCCCAGGTCATGTGAGATGAATAAATAAGTTAATCCATATTCATTTTGCAGCTCTTCCAGCAAGTTCAGTACTTGTGCCTGAATCGATACGTCCAGTGCCGATACAGCTTCGTCACAAATAATCAGTTTTGGATCAACCGATAACGCACGGGCAATACCGATACGCTGACGTTGACCACCAGAGAATTCATGCGGGTAACGGTCTGCCTGATATGGTCGTAAACCAACCGTTTCAAGCAGTTGTTCAATCCGTGCACGTCGCTGATTTGGCGGTAGTACATTTTGAATATGCATCGCTTCGTTCAACACACTTGCAACTGTCTGACGAGGATTGATCGACGCATACGGGTCCTGGAAGATGATTTGCAGATCTTTGCGGAATTTACGCATTTCGCCTTTCGGGATTTTCGTAATATCCGTTCCCTGAAATACTACGGAACCCTCTGTCGGCTCTTCCAATCGTAAAATTGCACGGCCTGTCGTAGATTTACCACAACCCGATTCCCCTACAATACTGACAGTCTCCCCTTCATAAATCGTAAAGGAAATATCATCTACCGCTTTTACGTGGTTGACTGTTCGACCTAAAAATCCTCCCTTAATCGGGAAGTACTGTTTTAGTCCCTCAACCTTTAACAGTTCTTTTTTCGCCATATAGCGTCACCTCCGATTCTCCATCCCATTCTTCCGAATACATCCAACAGCGGATTTGCTCTGAACTGTTATCATCTGTATTCAGTAAATCCGGCTGCTTTTTATGGCAAAGCTCGATTGCAACAGGACAACGTGGAGCAAAACGGCATCCTACCGGCATTTCATGCGGGCTTGGCACCATTCCTTTAATCGGAATCAGTTTTTCCTGTTCCACATCGTGACGTGGCAAGGAATTAAGTAATCCTAGAGTATATGGGTGCTTCGGATTTTTGAATAATGAACGGACATCTGAGTATTCTACTACTTGTCCTGCATACATTACTGCCACATAATCACATGTTTCCGCTACTACCCCTAAATCATGGGTAATCATAATAACAGACATGCCTAAACGATTTTGCAGATCCTTTATCAGTTCTAGAATTTGCGCTTGAATCGTTACGTCCAGTGCTGTTGTAGGCTCATCCGCAATTAAAATTTCCGGGTCACATGCCAGTGCCATCGCAATCATTACACGTTGACGCATTCCTCCTGAAAGTTCGTGCGGGTATTGCTTCACACGTTTTTCGGGTGATGGAATACCTACAAGCTTCAGCATCTCTACGGATTGCTGCATCGCTGCTTTTTTGTCCAATTTTTTATGGATACGGATTGTTTCACTAATCTGTTGGCCTACTGTATAAACCGGGTTTAACGATGTCATCGGCTCTTGGAAAATCATAGAAATCTGGTTTCCTCGAATATCACGCATCGCTTTTTCCGAAAGCTTCAGCAAGTCCTTCCCTTTAAAAAGAACTTCGCCTCCTTTCGTTTTACCGTTCGATGCAAGTAAGCGCAGGATCGATAGTGATGTGATACTTTTACCAGAACCTGATTCCCCTACAATCCCGATTGTTTTACCTTTCGGAACAGTAAAGCTTACACCATCAACAGCACGTACTTCTCCAGCATCTGTGCCGAACGATGTTTGTAAATTATTTACGACTAAAATGTTTTCCGTTTCATTCATTTGCCACACCTCTTTTCATGTTTAGTTCAAGTCAATTCGTTTATTTAAGAACTTGTAAGAAATATCAACAAGCAGGTTTACAATTACGAATAACAGTGAAATTACAAGTACAGTTCCTTGAACAATCGGGAAATCCCTTTGCCTGATGGCATCAATTGTCAGACGTCCCATACCATTGATCGCAAAAATTGTCTCAGTTAATACTGCACCGCCTAAGAAGCCACCAAACTCCAGACCAATAACTGTTACAACAGGAATTAGCGCATTTTTCAATGCATGGCGATAAATAACGATACGCTCCGATACACCTTTTGCACGCGCAGTACGGATATAGTCCTGACCGATTACTTCAAGCATTGACGAACGTGTCATACGAGCAATGATCGCTGCCCCTCCTGTACCTAGTGTTATGACAGGTAAAATAATTTGGCGCCATGAATCTCCCCATCCGGATGGGCGCATTTTTAGAAATTCCGGCAAGTCCAAACCGAATGGCAGATTTCCTAATGCAAACCATTGGATCAGCAGTAAACCTAACCAGAAGTTCGGCATTGATAGACCGAAAAGTGCGACGATCATAATCGATACATCAGTAAGCGTATAATGACGGACTGCCGAAATGATGCCGGCAATTAAACCGATAAATACAGCAACAATTGTTGCATATACAGACACTTCTACTGTAATCCAAAACCTTGCCTGTATCTCATCCATTACCGGGCGTCCGCTGCGAATAGAGTTTCCTAAATCACCTTGCAGGGCATTCCCTAAAAATCGGCCGTACTGCACATATGGCGGATCATTCAGACCCAGCTTTTCACGTAAATTTTCTACCGTTTGTTCAGATGCACCTTCCCCTGCCATTACTTGTGCAGGATCTCCAGGAATTAGGAACATCAATGAAAATACTAAAATGGAAACCCCAAGCAATACGGGAATCGTTTGTAATAAACGACGAATAATATATTTAGTCATTTACTGTTCCACCTCCTATTGTTTCATCTTCGGATCAAGTGCATCACGTAACCCGTCACCAAAAATGTTAAATGCCAATACTACGATAACAATCATCATTCCAGGAATTAATACCATATGTCCCGCATTGTGCATAAACGCACGACCATCACTTAACATTGCTCCCCATTCCGCTGCTGGCGGCTGTGCGCCTAAACCTAGGAATGCTAAACCGGAAGCTGTCAGGATCGCTGTTGCAATACGCATCGTTGCTTGTACGATAATCGGTGACATAATATTCGGTAAAATATGCTTAAAGATTATACGAATATCTGATGCACCGAGTGCTTTAACTGCATCTATGTATTCGAGTTTTTTCACTTGTAATGTTGACCCTCGGACAATACGGGCAAATGCTGGTATCGAGAATATCCCTACCGCAATAATTACGTTGATTAAGCTACCGCCTAATACTGATACAATCGCAAGTGCTAGTAAAATACCAGGGAATGCTAGCAAAATATCCATAAGACGCATCGTAATTGTATCAATTGCCCCTCCATAGTACCCGGCTACAATTCCTATTACGACTCCGATAATTCCACCAATAAATACGGATAAAAATCCAACAGTCAACGTAAGCTTTGTTCCGTTAACAATACGGGAAAAAATGTCTCGCCCAAAGTTATCCGTACCGAACCAATGCTCCTTTGAAGGTGGTTGTAATTTGTTTAAAATATTTTGAGCATTTGGATCTGTCTTTACTAAAAATGGTCCAAATATCCCTACTAAAATGATAAAAAGAATGATCAATCCACCGACTACTGCCGCTTTATTCTTTAATAAACGCTTCATAAACGTTTTAAAAGCTTCTGCCCGG
This genomic window from Solibacillus sp. FSL R5-0449 contains:
- a CDS encoding GNAT family protein, with product MVRLIGQQCSLRTFTPSDAKGLAKLLRDNKLYWSEFEPLHRDEFYTEQVQYNKILESIHLLQSNREFSFGIFYNATGQLIGHISLYSIKRLPYSSGFIGYSMDENFTGRGIVTEAVRIVMDFAFNTLNLHRIEAYVAPPNSASIRVLEKSGFTREGLLRELLYINGKWVDHYMYAILQREYRGTIS
- a CDS encoding polyphosphate kinase — translated: MKKLRDVDLSQKLEKEIYKKHLKALQYEMLNAQQFLFNNKIGLIIAFEGMDAAGKGGAIKRLTERIDPRGLLVWPISAPQPHEMRYHYMQRFWRKLPQHGQIAIFDRSWYGRVLVERIEGFAEEAEWKRAYEEINSFEKQLTDEDYIMIKFWIHIDSDEQLKRFNERAADPYKSWKLTDEDWRNREKFDLYCEAADEMFEKTDSENAPWHLIPGNNKNYARVQVLKETVAHIEKEITKRGMKLTNIFEKGNKKTTDKEKTESIDIKPKPVKSKKKKLKKQ
- the map gene encoding type I methionyl aminopeptidase encodes the protein MIVTTQEEIQAFKKIGRVCAEIREAMKAATVPGVTTKELDEIAGRMFAEAGAVSGPKGEYDFPGYTCISVNHEVAHGIPGNKVIKEGDIVNIDVSGSLNGYFADTGISFVVGEGYEDKEKLCTVAKSAFDRAMTKVKAGSKLNQIGKAVEREARDHGLTVIMNLTGHGLGKSLHEEPNHVLNYYDAWDTTIMKEGMVLAVEPFISAKAEHIVESGDGWTFITPDKSLVAQIEHSIIVTKDKPIILTTLED
- a CDS encoding carbonic anhydrase, whose translation is MSALQTILEFNGKFVDEKQYEQYATTKYPDKKIVVLTCMDTRLVELLPKAMNLRNGDVKVVKSAGAIVNHPFGGIMRSLLVAVYELQADEVYIIGHYDCGMSAVDPNVMIGHMLERGVKQETIDVINYARFDLKEWLCGFGDVETSVLKSVDLVRTHPLMPKGVPVHGLIIDPATGKLDLVTDGTVDQK
- the thiT gene encoding energy-coupled thiamine transporter ThiT gives rise to the protein MDRKKLLMMVEIAIFAAIGLVLDQVSFKMWAQGGSISFVMVPIMLMAIRWGLTAGLTTGLLIGVMQMMFGAYIVHWLQAILDYGLAFTVVGLAAIVRKPLLEATQSLNKVKMALYIVIGALVGGALRFVSHLLAGVVFFKEYAGDDNVWAYSIIYNSTYMVPATILTAIIAVILFTSAPRLLQKVKTT
- a CDS encoding DUF4870 domain-containing protein, with product MDQSKGLSALSYLSFYFAPFILPLIIFIVTKDDAVKGHSKKAFISQLIPILLGILYIIYLFTSVLSLNDTLTLSFQDFFFSSHFIGFILLVVITFILAIWNLVLAIKVLR